CCCCACGCGGTGCATCTGTTCCACCGTCGTGTGAAGGTTAGAGAATGCACCGGGAATATTCTTGAAAAGTTCCCACACGAACTTGAGGTAATTCCAGACCGTGCGCAGGAACCTTTTCTCGAAACGCCCGAGGGCTTCCGCTATGGCATTCATCACGTTCACAGACGAGGCCTATTTCTTTTTCTTCTGTTTGGGCTTCGCGGCCAGCGGGTGCTTGCCCGGGCCCGAAATCGTCTTCTTGAAGAGGGCGTCGTTGGAAAGGTACTTGATGGCTTCCTTCAGCTGCTCGTCGCGCTTGAGCGAGAAAGCCGTGCTCACGGAATCGCCGACCATCGCGGTCAGGAGTTCGCGCTTGATGCCGTCCTTGATGTAATCCTTGTTTTCGTCGAACTGGGCGTCACGCTTGTTCTCGAGGGCCTTGCGCATTTCGGTAAGGCGCTTCGAAAGCGTCGTGTCCGTAACCGTCTTCGAGCTGTCGCCCATGTAGTTCTGTTCGGCGACGATGCTCTTCTCGAGCTGGTCCACGCCCACGAGAGCGTTGCTCTTCACCTTCACGAAGTTCGTGTCCTTCATGCAGAATTCCTTGAACTGCGTGTACAGGGAATCCGGCACGACCCAGTTGGCGTCCATCTTCACGCCGGCCTTGTCGAGCATGGGGCGGACCTTCACGGCGAACTTGAAGTACATCGCCATGCGTTCCTGCACCTGCACCACCCACGGCATCGGGGAAAGTTCCACGTCCACGTCGGGCTTGATACCGCCACCGCCGAACATCATGCGGCCGTTGTTGGTATAGAACGTATCGCGCGACACGGTATCCTTCTTCACGGAATCCGCGGATGCGCCTTCCTCTTCTTCGGCAGGTTCCTCTTCTTGCAGCTTGAGGCCCTTGATGCCGTTTTCGGGCTTGTTGATGCAGCGGCCGAACGGCAGGTAGTAGAATGCCGTCGTGAGCTTCAGGGCGTTGCCCTGGTTATCGAGCGGGAAAATAGTCTGCACGGAACCCTTGCCGAACGAGGTCTTGCCGACCACGAGCGCGCGGTCCCAGTCCTGGAGAGCGCCGGAAACAATTTCAGCGGCACTTGCGGAACCCTGGTTCACGAGGACCGCCATGGGCACCTCGGGGCCGATCATTCCGTCACGGCGGGCGCGGCTTTCGGTGCGCTGCGTACGGCCGAGCGTAGACACGATCACGTTCCCCTGCTTGAGGAAGAGTTCGCTAATCTCGATGGCCTGGTTCAGGAGTCCGCCCGGGTTGTAGCGCACGTCCAGAATAAGCTTCTTCATGCCCTGCTTCTTGAGGCCGCGGATGGCGTTTTCCACGTCGCTCGTGGTCTTGTCGCTGAAGGTGGCGAGCTTGATGTAGCCGATATCCTTCGTGACCATGCCGTAATACGGCACCGCATGCACCACGATTTCAGCACGGGTAATGGTGAAATCCATCAGGTCGGGAACGCCTTCGCGCTGGATGGAGACCGTCACGTCGGTGCCGATCTTTCCGCGGAGCTTGCTCACGGCGTCGTCGAGGGAAAGGCCCTTCGTGTCCTTGCCGTCAATCTTACGGATACGGTCGCCCGCACGGATGCCGAGCCTGAAGGCGGGCGTTCCGGAAAGCGGGGAAATCACGGTAAGCACGTTGTCGCGCAGGCTGATGGTAATGCCCACGCCGCCGAACTTGCCTTCCATGGAGACCTTGAGGCCTTCGTAGTCCTTCGGGGTGAACACCGTCGTATGCGGGTCCAGAATGTCGCGGATGCCGTTCAAGGCGGCATCGGTCAGTTCCGTGGGGTTCACGTCTTCCACGTACTTGCGGTTGACTTCGGAAAGGACCTTGTTCAGGCGAGAAACTTCATCGTAAAAATCGCCGGGAGGAGTCTTCGAGTCGCCCGCGGCGAGAGTCAGGGAGGCCGCGGAAAGCGCGACCACAAGAGAATTGCGTAAATTCATCATATTGAAAACCATATGCGTTAAAAATACAATTTCACGGGGCCAAAGTTCGGACAGAAGCGGAAAAAACCGGCCTTTAAAAGACCGGTTTTTAGGATAAAAGGAGAGAGAAAAAGAAAATCAGGCGGCTTCGTTCAAAATCCGATGAATTTGTTCAGTCTTGAGCTTAGCCAAAGCGGATTCCTTGAGCTGGCGGACCCTTTCCTTGGAAAGCCCGACCATCGGGGCGACTTCCTTGAGGTTCAAGTCCGAATCCATAGCGAATCCGAAGTAAAGTCTTAAGATATCGAGCTCCTGCTCGGTAAGGTTGTCGCGCATCACCTTCTGGAATACATCAGAGCGGTTTTTGCGTTCGGCAAGCTTGTCGGTGCGGGAGGCCGAAGCGATAGTGTCACCGAGAGTCGCGTCGCCGTCTTCGCTGACGGGAGTATCGAGGGACTTGGCGCGGTTATCCATCATGAGAACCTTCTCGATGGCTTCGCCCTTGTACTTCGATACGCCGGCAAGGCTTTCCGGGTCGAGAACGTAGCTGCCGCCCACGACCTGGCGGAGTTTGCCGCCCTTCTTCGCGAATCTGCGGAGCACGAGTTCCTTTTCGGCGCTGATGCGGACCATGCGGCCCTTCTCGGCGATGGCGCGGGTGATGTTCTGGCGGACCCACCACACGGCATAGCTGATAAACTTGATTTTCTGCTTCGGGTCGAAACGGCGGGCGGCTTCCATGAGGCCCATGTTGCCTTCGCTGATAAGCTCGCACACATCGAGTCCCTGACCCTTGTAGAGGTTGGCGATATTCACCACGAAGCGGAGGTTGGACTTGACAAGCATATCCATGGCCTCGCGGCTACCCTGCCTGATCTTCGCGAGCAGGAGAGTTTCCTGTTCCCTAGTGAGCAGAGGATATTTTGAAATATCGTTCAGGTACTGGAAGTACACATCCCTTTCTTCCCTGTTGCGCGTATTCATCATCATAATATTACCTCTGTCGTTACGGGTTCGTGGTTCGTTGTTCTTTACATGTTCAAATTTACCTCCGTAACGCCCTGACTGTGTCAGTATCGAGAATGGGGCTTGCAAAAGTTAAATTGTATTTTTGTCGTTTTTTTTTGCACTTTCGTCATGAATTTGTCACGGCAGGCCTTTAAAAAAGGGTTTTTTGACTTATTTTTGGGTATATGACCATAAAAAGGACCGCAAAAGCCGTTACAAAACTACTCGAAAGCAACCGCGAAACGCTCGAGGGAATGCAAGAAGCAAGCTTCCTGCGCAGCGAGAAGATCATCAACGACCTTCTCCGTGAAGAGAAGAAGAGTTTCAACTACCCCATTCCCCCATTCGTCCCGCTGCTGCTGATCTGGATATTCATACTCCTGTTCCCGCTGGCCACTTTTCTCGATCCTTCCGTCATTACCTCCCCCAAGATTAACGCGAGGGGAGTCGTAGGCTTCTACGTTCCCTTCTGCACCACGACGCTCATCTTCTTTCTCAACCAGAAGTTCCTCGTCCCGAGTTGCGTATTCAAGAAGCACTACATACCCTTCGTCATCCACAACGCAATACTTGTCATAGGCGCCATCTTTGTTCGCGAAGTCGCATTCTTCCTTCTCGAACGCAACCCCGGCGAAGGCATTGCCTACTTCTTCACCTCGTACTGTTTCTCCAACATGAAGGGAGGGCACTTCTCCTTCATTACGGTCATATTGTTCTCCATTCTCGTTGGATTCGTCTGCGGCATCAGCATTTTGTACAACATTGTTCTTAGGCATACCTTGCGAGCGTTCCTGCAACGCGAACAGAAAAGCATGGCCCTGCAATACGAACTCGACTTCCTCAAGAACCAGCTGAGTCCGCACTTCTTGTTCAACACGCTGAACAACATCTCGGCACTTATCCAGTTCGACCCCAAGCGCGCCGAAGAAGCCATGGCAAAACTATCGAAGCTCCTGCGCGTGATGCTCTACCAGACATCGGACAGCACCATCCCCATAAAGGAAGACATCGACATCTTAAAGAAATATGCCGACCTGGAAAAGCTCCGGCTTGACAGCAGCTACGATTTGCAATTCAACGTGGACCTCGAAAACGAAGACTTCCAGATAGTGCCGCTCATCGCGATGCCGCTCGTGGAAAACGCCATCAAGCACAGCGTGAACCCGAACGGGAAAAGTTTCGCGCACATCAGCATAGAACAGAAAGGCTGCGGAGTACAGATCCATACCGAAAACTCGAATTTCCCGCGCAAGAAGAAATCGAACGAAGGCGGGCTCGGGCTTGCCACCTTCACAAAGCGCCTCGACCTGACCTACCAAGGACGCTACGAATACAAGACCGAAGTCGTCGACAACGTCTACAAGGCGACTTTGATATTAGTCAGCGAAAAAACGACCTAAGCAGGTGATTAATCGGCAAAAGCGCCGATTTCGATAAAAATTTTCTCCAGAATCCTCCTTTACGGGGGATTTTCGTTTATATAGTTTTGAACTTACTACATTCAGGTTCCCCGGAAAATCCAGCCGATTGTTCCCGCGGGGCTTAGGCAATGGCCGGACGGCCATTTTTTCTAGATGCATCATTGATGGAGAATCCCTATGGCAAATAGGATTCTGAAAGGCGCTGTATTCGCAGGCCTCGTGCTGGCATCTGCAGGCAACGCCGAAAACTGCAAGGAAACCGTCCTGTACGACGGTTCCAATTACAACGGACAAATGGAAGAATCCGGACGCACGTTCCCCGAGGCTCCGGAATGGAGAGCGAACTGGGGCGATTTCGACAACATGAGAGCCCCCTACATAAGGCTTTCGGGCATCAAGAACAAAGCCGCCGACTGGACAGGAACGCTTACGTTGCAGGGGCTCCCCGCCTCAATCGGAGGAGGGACGCTCAGCATAGCGGCGCGCTCCACCCAGGATGCCAAATTCGGGGTATGGCTCGTAGGCGGCGCGGGCGCAGGCAACGTCGTATTCCACACGCTGAAAGCGAACCGCACGCAAGCGATTTCCATCGCGGTCAAGGACCTGCTCGGAAGCGCGGGCGCCACGGCGAACAAGGTGGGAATCGGCCTGTTCGGCGTACCCGCGTACCAGTACACCACTCTGTTCGTGGACAACATCAAGCTTTCGTGCGTCGGCAACGGCTCCGGAACGCAGGCCGGGGCGCACGCGGGCGCCGGAAGTTCAGTCACTGCGGGGAATGCGGATTACTTTTTCCGCGAGGTGAATCCCGCATCGAGCGAGAGGGATTTTTATGGAGAGCCGGTACACGACGCGAAAAAGGCCCTCGGCGAGGATACCCGCAGGGAACTTTCGAAAAGGACCGCGAGGCAATTCGTACTGACCGAGCACGAGCACCAGCAAGTCACGAAATTCCAGACCGCAAAGGACCTCTCGCCAGAGGAATCCCGCAACGGATGGTACAAGAGCATGTTCACCGTCGACAGGAACCGCCTGAAGGACAGCGTAATCGCAAGCCCCAAAAACCTTTTCCTGGAAGCGGGAGAAATCGCCGCCGCCACCGGGAACCATACCATCCCCGTGCTGATCGCCGACCTGGACTACGCCATAAAATACTTCACCGACACGACCTTCAAGAAAACTGAATTCGAGGACTTTCACCTGCTTCTGGCCGGGCTCCCCGTAAGCGGCGCGGGCGGTTCCAGAATTAAGTTCGTCTACGACCCGTATTTTGTCGCGACGACCCGGAGCAGCCTCCCCCGCATGGAAATCTGCGTGAAAAACAAATGCGAGACCGTATCGCCTAGAACCGGGATGGATTTCGAATTCGATTCCGCGGGGGAACAGACCATCGTCGTGAAACTGAGCTCGGACAACGTAAACACGCAACAGGACCTTAAACTGGAGGTGAAGTAACATGAAACCGTTCGCACATCTCGTTTCGGCGGCATGCATCGCCCTTGTTTCCGGAGCGCACGCCACATCGTACGACCTGCACCTCTTCAACGTAATCAACAACCCGTGCATCTCGACATCCGGCAACCGTTTTTCGCCCTGCTTCACAAATGACGGGCAACCCAACATTTCCACCGCACCGGCAAGGGTCCGTTTCAGGGTGATCGACCCCGTGGTCGACGAGGCGGCAGCGTACAAGATTGCGCTCAGCCGGCCGTTCTTCATCATCGACGGCATCCACCTGAGTACCGACGAGGCAAGAACCCTCGACCAACTCGAAGAAGAGACGCAGGCCTTCGGCATTCCCGACATACTCAGGAATCTCGGGTACACGCCCGTACTCGTGCAGTTCGCGCAGACGGTGCGAACCTCCCTGCAGGCCAACGCGAAAACCCTCGCAAGCCTGCTCGCCTTTTTGAGCGACAACGCGCTCATTTCGTTCCCGAACAGGCGCGAAGACGGCTTTGTCGTACTCGGGATAAGCCAGGGCGGCATCATCGGGCGCTACGGAGCGTACCTGTACGATTCTTCGCGAAAGGCGACCGACGCGCCCGTGCGATTCTACGCTTCGCTAGACTCGCCGCACCAAGGTGCGGTGATGCCGCGCGGGCTCATTTCCACCATCGATTTCTGGGCGAACAAGGCGGGCGTCGCTTCGGCGGAAGCGTTCTACGACCTGATTTCGAGCCCGGGGGCGCGCGATTTGCTGCTCTACGATACGCAGGCGGGAAACGACACGTACGAGGTAAAGACCGGAAAGGAACGGTTCCTCTTCGGCGAATACCGGAAGGCGGCAAACTACAAGGGATTCCCGGCGGTTCTGCTTGCGCAGGGCCAGATGAAGGGAAAAGAGCCGCAGCACGCGTCGGTGTACTACAGCCTGAACCGTTCCGCACGCCGGGACGGCGAAGTCTGGGGACACGCCGAAAGTTCCATGAGGCCCTCCAGCAAGGAATCCGAGAGCTTTTCGCACAACCACGTCTACGAATACCTGAGCTCTAACGAGACGGCCGATCCCACGGGGAAAGCGCAACTCGACTTTATCCAGGGAAGCACCTACCCCTTCGCGAGAACCATGTACAAATCGCTGCGCGAAGGCATGCTCGAAGCCATTCCCGACGACCTTTCCTACACCATCAAGCCATTCGGGCTCGCGCTCTACACCATCAAATTCACGAACGCATGGGAAGAGGACTCGCTCTACCAGGGTTTCAGCACGTTCATACCGACGGCGAGCGCCATGGACTTGCAATGCGGCGGCGACCTTTCCATACGTTCGAACTGCGCGGCCAGCACCACTTACGAAGGCTTCCCGTTTGAAAATCCGGGCAACCGCTCCACCGCGAAGGCCGTGTACGCGGTCGACCCGACGCACCCCCGGTACAGCGAACCCATCAGCGGGAGGCACATTGAATCGCCCGTCAACAAGGACGGCAGCGTAGACAGCACCGTTCTCAAGGGCATGCAGACCGAAATCTGGCGCCTGTTCTGCGAGCTGGCGAAAGTCGATTACAACAGCGCGAACGGAGAATTCCGCAACGTGAAACTCACCGGCATGTTTTCGCCCACGACGAGCTGCATGGACCGTTCCGCCATGCCCGAGCTGATTGCGAACGGCGGCGTGTTGCAGACAAAAAAATTCGGCTACATCCGTTACGACTACAACAGCGGCGCTACCGAAAACGATGCGGAGGCGACCTTCACGCTTCCCTCCGGATGGCAGCGCGTGGCCCTGGTCGACAACGCGAAGGACGTGCCCGAAGGCGCCATTTTCGAGACGGAAATCCGGGCGACCAACCCGAAGGGCAACTGGATGAAGGCGGAACTCCTGCTTACCCCGGGCCGGAACGGAGGCGGCCAGGTGCAACTCGACGAAGTAAAAGTCCCGCAGGACGGGTTTTTCCATACCATCCGCTGGCAGATGCCCACCGCAAAGGGCGCGATGGCGAAATACCGCTGGTTCCGCCTGGTGCTCAATTCGAACGGGGCAACCATCACCATGCGCCGCCCGAGGCTCCTGACCACATTCAAGACATTCGACAAGAAGCCCGCGGGCATCGCAAGCGCAAGCCTTTTCCCGTCCAGCTACAAGACGGTCAACTGGAACGCCTCCACCACGATAAAGCAGGTAAAAATCGGGAACGAGAGCGCGACCGAATTCGCCTTCAAGGAGCGGTATGCGGGCATACACCTCGATTTCGAAGGCACCTTCTCGTTCGACAATTACAAGGAACTGAACGTGGAATACCTCGGGTCCACCTGCAGGAACAGCGAGATCTATTTTGGTACAAATTCGCACGGAAAAGTCAATCTTGGTAACAACTCTATGCAAAATGCAATTGTTAACAAAGTTTTACCGCTTAGGGATATCGTGAACACCGATGTCACCGCCGGCAACGGCTTTTCCGCGTCACGCTTGACGTTGCAGGCCCTAAGCGCGAACGAAACCTGTACAATACGCTCGATAAAGCTGCAATAGGCGCCCATTGACGCGAAATGTAGAATAACATAATTTTCAATTTATACACAATGCGCTGGGGGCCTCCCCGGCCAAGGAAGTCAAAATGAGAACAAAGAATCTTCCGCTCCTCCTTATCGCAGGGGCAGTACTCCTCACCACGACAGGGTGCATCGCCCCCTCGTTACAGTCCATGGGATCCGCCCCGATGACGACGGCCCACCAGCCGAAATCGACTCCGGACGGCGAAAAGCAGGTCAGCGCTTCGCTCGACGCGTTCGGTACCTTCGGTTCCACCGGATTCAACGTGGAGCAGGTGAACGCCGGCGGTGGCGCGGCCACCCTCGGGTTCCACCCCGCAGGGGCACTCTCCCCGCTGTTCGTAAGCGCATCGGTCGCAGGGTATGCCGGCACGCTGCAGTTCGGCTGCAACGACACCCCCTGCAGCCGCACGTACAACGAGTGGCTCGCAAGCGACGAAGGCGACGAGAACTACACCTTCTGGAACATCCAGGAACGCATCCTCGCGGGCGCGGAAATCAACGTCGGCAACCACTTCTTCGCAGGAGCCGCGGGCGGACTGCAGTTCTACCAGGGCGGAGGCGACTTCGAAAGCAAGCGCGACCGCCTAGAAACGCTGCGCCTCGTCGAGAACGTCGACGGAAGGTACGACTGGAGGCCAACCGCTTCCGCATGGCTCGGCCCCCGCTTCGGCGAGAATGGGAGCGCAGGCGCAGTTTCGATAGAATACGCCATCACGTTCGCCAAGAACGTGAAGGAATGGAACTCCCAGCTGGGGATTTCGTACTTCCACCCGAGCGGATTCCACGGGAGCGTGTTCACGAACTCGAACGCCTCCTTCGTAGCATCCCTCGGGAAGACGTTCCTGTTCTAGCAATTCTCTGGCAATACACAAAAAGGCCGTGCTCTGTTGCGCGGCTTTTCTTTATGCAGTCTCATGTCATGCTGACCCTGAGCGTCCTCAGGGTGACATCCCGATA
Above is a window of Fibrobacter sp. DNA encoding:
- a CDS encoding S41 family peptidase; the protein is MMNLRNSLVVALSAASLTLAAGDSKTPPGDFYDEVSRLNKVLSEVNRKYVEDVNPTELTDAALNGIRDILDPHTTVFTPKDYEGLKVSMEGKFGGVGITISLRDNVLTVISPLSGTPAFRLGIRAGDRIRKIDGKDTKGLSLDDAVSKLRGKIGTDVTVSIQREGVPDLMDFTITRAEIVVHAVPYYGMVTKDIGYIKLATFSDKTTSDVENAIRGLKKQGMKKLILDVRYNPGGLLNQAIEISELFLKQGNVIVSTLGRTQRTESRARRDGMIGPEVPMAVLVNQGSASAAEIVSGALQDWDRALVVGKTSFGKGSVQTIFPLDNQGNALKLTTAFYYLPFGRCINKPENGIKGLKLQEEEPAEEEEGASADSVKKDTVSRDTFYTNNGRMMFGGGGIKPDVDVELSPMPWVVQVQERMAMYFKFAVKVRPMLDKAGVKMDANWVVPDSLYTQFKEFCMKDTNFVKVKSNALVGVDQLEKSIVAEQNYMGDSSKTVTDTTLSKRLTEMRKALENKRDAQFDENKDYIKDGIKRELLTAMVGDSVSTAFSLKRDEQLKEAIKYLSNDALFKKTISGPGKHPLAAKPKQKKKK
- a CDS encoding RNA polymerase sigma factor RpoD/SigA produces the protein MMMNTRNREERDVYFQYLNDISKYPLLTREQETLLLAKIRQGSREAMDMLVKSNLRFVVNIANLYKGQGLDVCELISEGNMGLMEAARRFDPKQKIKFISYAVWWVRQNITRAIAEKGRMVRISAEKELVLRRFAKKGGKLRQVVGGSYVLDPESLAGVSKYKGEAIEKVLMMDNRAKSLDTPVSEDGDATLGDTIASASRTDKLAERKNRSDVFQKVMRDNLTEQELDILRLYFGFAMDSDLNLKEVAPMVGLSKERVRQLKESALAKLKTEQIHRILNEAA
- a CDS encoding sensor histidine kinase, which codes for MTIKRTAKAVTKLLESNRETLEGMQEASFLRSEKIINDLLREEKKSFNYPIPPFVPLLLIWIFILLFPLATFLDPSVITSPKINARGVVGFYVPFCTTTLIFFLNQKFLVPSCVFKKHYIPFVIHNAILVIGAIFVREVAFFLLERNPGEGIAYFFTSYCFSNMKGGHFSFITVILFSILVGFVCGISILYNIVLRHTLRAFLQREQKSMALQYELDFLKNQLSPHFLFNTLNNISALIQFDPKRAEEAMAKLSKLLRVMLYQTSDSTIPIKEDIDILKKYADLEKLRLDSSYDLQFNVDLENEDFQIVPLIAMPLVENAIKHSVNPNGKSFAHISIEQKGCGVQIHTENSNFPRKKKSNEGGLGLATFTKRLDLTYQGRYEYKTEVVDNVYKATLILVSEKTT